A genomic segment from Aegilops tauschii subsp. strangulata cultivar AL8/78 chromosome 1, Aet v6.0, whole genome shotgun sequence encodes:
- the LOC109782125 gene encoding large ribosomal subunit protein uL1c — MATAAACASSLLAPPSASCAAGPAASGALFPTSVPSLRAYPRLLLAFRRPAAAAVADPQGAAVLEEEEDEAPVQFDDIDEDYEDGYGGRGPAFTAPTRPRTGKAALPLKRDRTRSKRYLEIQKLRESKKEYDVPMAISLMKQVANTRFVESAEAHFRMNLDPKYNDQQLRATVNLPKGTGQTVKIAVLTQGEKIDEARAAGADIVGSDDLIEQIKGGFMEFDKLIASPDMMPKVASLGKILGPRGLMPNPKAGTVSPNITQAIDEFKKGKVEFRVDKTGIAHIPFGKVNFPEEDLIANFMAVVRSIERNKPSGAKGIYWKTAYVCSSMGPSIKLNIKEMLDYGADSSN, encoded by the exons ATGGCCACAGCCGCGGCCTGCGCGTCCTCCCTCCTCGCGCCGCCCTCCGCCTCGtgcgcggcggggccggccgcgTCCGGCGCGCTCTTCCCCACCTCCGTGCCCTCGCTGCGCGCGTACCCGCGGCTGCTCCTCGCCTTccgccgccccgccgcggccgccgtcgccgacccgcagggcgccgccgtgctagaggaggaggaggacgaggcgccCGTCCAGTTCGACGACATCGACGAGGACTACGAGGATGGATACGGCGGGCGCGGCCCCGCGTTCACGGCCCCCACCCGCCCGCGCACCGGCAAGGCCGCTCTCCCGCTCAAGCGCGACCGC ACCAGGTCCAAGAGATACCTGGAGATACAGAAGCTGAGGGAGAGCAAGAAGGAGTACGACGTGCCCATGGCCATCTCGCTCATGAAGCAGGTCGCCAACACCCGCTTCGTCGAGTCCGCGGAGGCGCATTTCCGCATGAACCTCGACCCCAAGTACAACGACCAGCAGCTCCGGGCCACG gtcaattTGCCCAAGGGGACGGGACAGACCGTGAAAATTGCAGTTCTCACCCAAG GTGAGAAGATAGATGAGGCAAGGGCTGCAGGCGCTGATATTGTTGGCTCAGATGACTTGATTGAACAAATAAAAGGAGGATTCATGGAGTTTGACAAATTGATTGCGTCACCTGATATGATGCCTAAG GTTGCCAGCTTGGGTAAGATTCTAGGACCAAGAGGATTGATGCCCAACCCCAAAGCTGGTACTGTTTCTCCAAACATTACTCAG GCTATCGATGAGTTCAAGAAAGGTAAAGTTGAATTCAGAGTTGATAAGACAGGGATTGCGCACATTCCTTTCGGCAAGGTTAACTTCCCTGAAGAAGACCTTATTGCAAACTTCATGGCTGTTGTT CGCTCCATTGAGAGGAACAAGCCATCTGGTGCAAAGGGGATATACTGGAAAACGGCATATGTATGCTCATCAATGGGACCTTCAATCAAGCTGAACATTAAAGAAATGCTCGACTATGGCGCAGATTCGTCTAACTAG
- the LOC109782121 gene encoding uncharacterized protein — protein sequence MARASLTQGSESGKDLWPLAIKMPHATASECRQWSAPTEGTIKINSDASYLPDTGNCWAGALARNYRGQIMLCIGKQMLTSNSVEEAEAKAALCGLQTLASIYTGPVEVELDCRSVIKELSAAGPSLSPCYAVIQDIKATLCQFASHKLSFAGRECNKLAHELATEARKVGDLHIVGGVPERLRAMMLKECSTHPE from the coding sequence ATGGCAAGGGCATCCTTGACACAAGGCTCTGAGTCAGGAAAGGATCTATGGCCCCTGGCCATTAAAATGCCGCATGCTACCGCATCGGAGTGTAGACAGTGGTCTGCTCCGACAGAAGGAACCATCAAAATTAACTCCGATGCGTCCTACTTGCCTGACACAGGAAATTGTTGGGCGGGAGCTCTTGCTAGGAACTACAGGGGGCAGATCATGTTGTGCATAGGGAAACAGATGCTCACATCGAATAGTGTGGAAGAGGCGGAGGCCAAGGCCGCCCTGTGTGGGCTGCAAACGTTGGCGTCAATATATACAGGTCCTGTAGAGGTGGAACTGGACTGCCGATCAGTTATCAAGGAACTGTCAGCTGCTGGTCCTAGCCTGTCTCCCTGCTATGCTGTGATTCAGGACATCAAGGCGACCCTGTGCCAGTTTGCGTCGCACAAACTATCTTTTGCTGGGCGGGAGTGCAACAAACTAGCGCATGAACTAGCCACAGAAGCAAGGAAGGTGGGAGATCTGCATATTGTCGGCGGAGTTCCAGAAAGACTGCGTGCAATGATGCTTAAGGAGTGTAGCACCCATCCTGAGTAA